Proteins encoded together in one Exiguobacterium sp. BMC-KP window:
- a CDS encoding SprT family protein, with the protein MTNEQLQRYVEQLSLDVFSLPFRHEAYFNPRLKTTGGRYFLGDHHLDFNKRYMDDMKVFRGIVIHELCHYHLHLAGMGHRHQDQDFKEWLERYGGLRYSPRRQEDEKKSYLYECEKCSTLYRRKRRMNTERYRCGRCRGKIFYKSS; encoded by the coding sequence ATGACGAACGAACAATTACAACGATACGTCGAGCAGCTTTCGCTCGACGTATTTTCCTTACCGTTTCGACATGAAGCTTATTTTAACCCACGATTGAAGACGACGGGTGGTCGCTACTTCTTAGGGGATCATCACTTAGACTTTAATAAACGATATATGGATGACATGAAAGTCTTCCGCGGCATCGTGATTCATGAACTGTGTCATTACCATTTACACCTAGCGGGAATGGGGCATCGTCATCAAGATCAAGACTTTAAGGAATGGTTGGAGCGGTACGGTGGGCTTCGATACAGTCCGAGAAGACAAGAAGACGAAAAAAAATCCTATCTTTATGAATGTGAGAAATGCAGCACATTATATAGAAGGAAAAGACGCATGAATACGGAAAGATACCGGTGCGGTCGATGTCGTGGAAAGATTTTTTACAAAAGTAGTTGA